A region from the Gossypium hirsutum isolate 1008001.06 chromosome A08, Gossypium_hirsutum_v2.1, whole genome shotgun sequence genome encodes:
- the LOC107928355 gene encoding probable RNA-binding protein ARP1 yields MTCDKRGQFGDTTFTKVFVGGLAWETQKDTMKKYFEQFGDILEAVVITDKATGRSKGYGFVTFREPEAAMRACVDAAPVIDGRRANCNLGFLGAQRSKPSTPKHGGRNLRGMRCFPTAIAFSSAATFPPHYYGIPQGLPFNLYGYSPCSPDYSNYATNYYSLYGGATGQYPVYGGGLMTGAGTAFYPYLQFGEGMAGPVYSSGQGYGVQFPQHLFPYSTGSYPQHYGAPMALAPTPPLQ; encoded by the exons ATGACTTGTGATAAGAGAGGGCAGTTCGGTGATACCACTTTCACCAAAGTGTTTGTTGGTGGTTTAGCTTGGGAAACCCAGAAAGATACAATGAAGAAGTATTTTGAACAATTCGGTGATATCTTGGAAGCTGTCGTCATTACTGATAAAGCTACTGGCAGATCTAAAGGCTATGGATTT gtCACGTTTCGTGAACCAGAAGCAGCCATGAGAGCTTGTGTTGATGCTGCTCCTGTGATTGATGGGAGAAGGGCTAATTGCAATCTTGGGTTTTTGGGTGCTCAAAGATCTAAACCCTCTACTCCAAAGCATG GAGGAAGGAATTTGAGGGGAATGAGGTGTTTTCCCACAGCAATAGCTTTTTCTTCAGCAGCAACCTTCCCTCCTCATTATTATGGCATCCCACAAGGACTTCCTTTTAATCTTTATGG GTACTCTCCATGCTCACCTGATTACTCTAATTATGCCACG AACTACTATAGTCTGTATGGAGGGGCCACTGGCCAGTATCCAGTGTATGGTGGTGGCTTGATGACTGGTGCAGGAACAGCATTCTATCCCTATCTTCAATTCGGAGAAGGAATGGCCGGCCCGGTCTACTCTTCCGGCCAAGGATACGGTGTCCAGTTTCCACAGCACCTGTTTCCTTACTCAACTGGGAGCTATCCACAGCACTATGGTGCACCTATGGCTCTTGCACCTACTCCACCCTTGCAATAA
- the LOC107928287 gene encoding protein NRT1/ PTR FAMILY 4.4: MFGSMEEVSVDWRGKPCKANKHGGMSAAIFVLGLQAFEMMAVAAVGNNLITYVFNDMHFPLSKSANVVTNFIGTVFLLSLVGGFLSDSYLGSFWTMLVFGFVELFGFVLLCIQAHVPQLRPPHCDMVSNGDHCEEAKGYKAIILFIALYLVAFGSGCLKPNIISLGADQFTRENTKQSKKLSTYFNIAYFAFCMGELIALTLLVWVQTHSGMDVGFGISAAVMGIGMISLASGTVLYRNKPPRGSIFTPIAQVLVAAITKRKQICPSNVEMLNVSRNNGPN, from the exons ATGTTTGGTTCCATGGAAGAGGTATCTGTTGATTGGAGAGGCAAGCCTTGCAAGGCTAACAAGCATGGTGGCATGTCTGCTGCTATATTTGTCCTTG gtcTTCAAGCATTTGAGATGATGGCAGTTGCAGCTGTTGGGAACAATTTAATAACTTATGTTTTTAATGACATGCATTTCCCTTTATCAAAATCAGCTAACGTAGTCACCAATTTTATAGGAACTGTTTTCCTTCTTTCACTTGTTGGTGGGTTCCTTTCAGATTCATATCTTGGTAGCTTTTGGACTATGTTGGTTTTTGGATTTGTGGAGCTCTTT GGCTTTGTATTACTTTGCATTCAAGCACATGTCCCTCAATTAAGACCACCCCATTGTGATATGGTCTCTAATGGTGATCACTGTGAAGAAGCAAAGGGATACAAGGCCATAATATTGTTCATTGCACTCTATTTAGTTGCTTTTGGGAGTGGATGCCTAAAACCCAATATTATATCCCTTGGGGCTGACCAATTCACAAGGGAAAACACCAAGCAATCTAAGAAGCTCTCAACTTACTTCAATATTGCTTACTTTGCCTTTTGCATGGGGGAGCTAATTGCACTAACTCTTCTTGTTTGGGTCCAAACTCATTCCGGAATGGATGTCGGGTTCGGTATCTCGGCCGCCGTGATGGGAATCGGGATGATCAGCTTGGCTTCGGGTACGGTCTTGTATCGAAACAAACCACCAAGAGGAAGTATTTTCACCCCAATTGCTCAG GTTCTTGTTGCTGCAATAACAAAAAGAAAGCAAATATGTCCTTCAAATGTTGAGATGCTCAATGTAAGCCGAAACAATGGACCGAACTGA
- the LOC107928300 gene encoding uncharacterized protein, whose translation MVFKNIFPDIDINTVKLSSCQRIVLINYNKNVSSLHPFQARSQLFTKKDRSVGEAGTSALLDDSWFSSDSFLHCFCKDFFSLVQDASVVDGDLLSWTRKLKELLENSLGWEFQQKSAVDGIYFEENDEYAPVVEMLDEPSGSEPTS comes from the exons ATGGTGTTCAAGAACATCTTTCCGGATATTGATATCAACACT GTTAAACTCTCTTCTTGCCAGAGGATTGTGTTGATTAACTACAATAAAAACGTTTCCTCCCTTCAT CCTTTTCAAGCAAGGAGTCAGTTGTTCACAAAG AAAGATCGTAGTGTTGGAGAGGCAGGGACATCAGCATTATTGGATGATTCATGGTTTTCTTCTGATAGCTTTCTGCACTGCTTCTGCAAG GATTTCTTTTCGTTAGTGCAAGATGCTTCAGTTGTTGATGGAGATCTTCTCTCATGG ACAAGGAAATTAAAAGAGCTGCTTGAAAATAGTTTAGGATGGGAGTTCCAGCAGAAAAGTGCAGTTGATGGAATCTACTTTGAAGAGAATGATGAG TATGCTCCTGTGGTTGAGATGTTGGATGAGCCGAGCGGTAGCGAACCCACATCTTAG
- the LOC107928286 gene encoding probable E3 ubiquitin-protein ligase RHA4A isoform X1 yields the protein MGVPQNQTQTPLSAPHLYPRALQLKLYQAFIFSIPILFSIILFLLFYLFYLKRRATNISNPRPILPTATTFNPSQQQPCQLSLKTGFKDKLPTVLFDEELRTRDTLCSVCLGEFEMKEELLQVPSCKHVFHIECMHRWLHSNSTCPLCRCCVAVSVIPITKLHPPLPFIHTDPPPPPSSPPHQQNVLS from the exons ATGGGTGTTCCTCAAAACCAAACACAAACACCACTTTCAGCTCCTCACCTTTATCCACGAGCACTTCAACTGAAACTCTATCAGGCTTTCATATTTTCAATTCCCATCCTTTTTTCAATAATCCTCTTCTTATTGTTTTACTTGTTTTACCTCAAGAGAAGAGCTACCAATATATCAAACCCTAGGCCTATTCTTCCAACAGCTACTACTTTTAATCCCTCA CAGCAGCAGCCTTGTCAATTGAGTTTAAAAACTGGGTTCAAAGATAAGTTGCCTACAGTCTTATTTGATGAAGAATTGAGGACAAGGGATACACT ATGCAGCGTTTGCTTAggtgaatttgagatgaaagaggAACTGCTCCAAGTCCCATCTTGCAAACATGTGTTCCACATCGAATGCATGCATCGTTGGCTACATTCTAATTCAACTTGTCCACTTTGTAGATGTTGTGTTGCCGTTAGTGTTATTCCCATCACTAAACTCCATCCTCCATTACCATTTATCCACACTGACCCCCCTCCGCCGCCGTCATCACCGCCACACCAACAAAACGTCTTGTCTTAG
- the LOC107928286 gene encoding probable E3 ubiquitin-protein ligase RHA4A isoform X2, with amino-acid sequence MGVPQNQTQTPLSAPHLYPRALQLKLYQAFIFSIPILFSIILFLLFYLFYLKRRATNISNPRPILPTATTFNPSQQPCQLSLKTGFKDKLPTVLFDEELRTRDTLCSVCLGEFEMKEELLQVPSCKHVFHIECMHRWLHSNSTCPLCRCCVAVSVIPITKLHPPLPFIHTDPPPPPSSPPHQQNVLS; translated from the exons ATGGGTGTTCCTCAAAACCAAACACAAACACCACTTTCAGCTCCTCACCTTTATCCACGAGCACTTCAACTGAAACTCTATCAGGCTTTCATATTTTCAATTCCCATCCTTTTTTCAATAATCCTCTTCTTATTGTTTTACTTGTTTTACCTCAAGAGAAGAGCTACCAATATATCAAACCCTAGGCCTATTCTTCCAACAGCTACTACTTTTAATCCCTCA CAGCAGCCTTGTCAATTGAGTTTAAAAACTGGGTTCAAAGATAAGTTGCCTACAGTCTTATTTGATGAAGAATTGAGGACAAGGGATACACT ATGCAGCGTTTGCTTAggtgaatttgagatgaaagaggAACTGCTCCAAGTCCCATCTTGCAAACATGTGTTCCACATCGAATGCATGCATCGTTGGCTACATTCTAATTCAACTTGTCCACTTTGTAGATGTTGTGTTGCCGTTAGTGTTATTCCCATCACTAAACTCCATCCTCCATTACCATTTATCCACACTGACCCCCCTCCGCCGCCGTCATCACCGCCACACCAACAAAACGTCTTGTCTTAG
- the LOC107928406 gene encoding probable serine/threonine-protein kinase At1g09600, giving the protein MGCIFSKEAQEENNNDKDIDSNSNKDSEKNNGNGDVSIAKGEKKLVIEGGLVSAGWPSWLASVAGEAIDGWLPRRVESFEKLDKVGQGTYSSVYKARDVETGKTVAMKKVRFVNMDPHSVRFMAREIIILRRLDHPNVMKLEGIVTSRMSSSLYLVFEYMEHDLAGLAATPGNKFTEPQIKCYMLQLFRGLEHCHSRGVLHRDIKDSNLLVDINGILKIADFGLGTIFQVGQKQPLTSRVVTLWYRAPELLLGDTEYGIAIDLWSTGCILAELFAGKPIMPGRTEVEQMHKIFKLCSSPSEEYWQKTKLPHATSFKPQQPYRRHVTDMFRNFPQSALSLVDKLLSMEPEDRGTAASALNSEFFTTEPFPCDPSDLPKHSPCKELDIKLRDEEARRKRAEAVKGRGPESVRRGTSDFKGVRTLEFIEEGQSKIRAGHIEDGASGFHIDTHDITLQNCLSQSSSMIHRNAVGTWKKSVPTRTSVDLRPQPSLMPQATKASHKTQDTATNEDPTSASSCTTENPDPLFWTIDASWGKH; this is encoded by the exons ATGGGCTGCATTTTTTCAAAAGAAGCCCAAGAAGAAAACAACAATGACAAGGACATTGATAGCAACAGCAACAAAGACAGCGAAAAGAACAATGGCAATGGTGATGTTTCAATTGCTAAAGGTGAAAAGAAATTGGTGATTGAAGGGGGATTAGTTTCTGCAGGGTGGCCTTCATGGTTAGCTTCAGTTGCAGGTGAAGCTATTGATGGATGGTTGCCTAGAAGGGTGGAATCTTTTGAGAAGTTAGATAAG GTTGGACAAGGAACTTATAGCAGTGTATATAAGGCCCGTGACGTAGAAACAGGCAAAACCGTTGCCATGAAGAAGGTCCGGTTTGTTAATATGGATCCACATAGTGTTCGTTTTATGGCTAGGGAAATCATTATCTTACGGAGGCTTGACCATCCAAATGTTATGAAACTCGAGGGTATAGTCACTTCAAGGATGTCGAGCAGCTTGTATCTTGTTTTCGAGTACATGGAGCATGATCTTGCTGGGCTTGCAGCAACTCCTGGCAACAAGTTCACTGAACCGCAG aTTAAATGTTACATGCTACAGTTGTTCCGTGGCCTCGAACACTGCCATAGCCGCGGTGTCCTCCATAGAGACATTAAGGACTCAAATCTTCTGGTAGACATCAATGGAATTCTTAAGATTGCAGATTTTGGTCTAGGTACAATCTTTCAGGTTGGTCAAAAGCAGCCTTTAACAAGTCGAGTCGTAACACTTTGGTACAGGGCACCCGAGCTGTTGCTTGGGGATACTGAATATGGAATTGCAATAGATTTGTGGAGTACTGGTTGTATACTTGCCGAATTATTTGCTGGGAAGCCGATTATGCCTGGAAGAACAGAG GTGGAGCAAATGCATAAGATCTTTAAGCTCTGCAGTTCACCTAGTGAGGAGTATTGGCAAAAAACAAAACTTCCACATGCAACTAGTTTTAAACCGCAACAACCTTACAGGCGCCATGTCACCGACATGTTCAGAAACTTCCCACAATCTGCCTTGTCTCTTGTCGATAAACTCCTTTCAATGGAACCAGAAGATCGAGGAACTGCTGCTTCAGCACTTAACAGTGAG TTCTTCACAACGGAGCCTTTCCCTTGTGATCCGTCTGATCTACCAAAACATTCTCCGTGCAAAGAACTAGATATCAAACTTCGCGATGAGGAAGCGAGAAG GAAAAGAGCCGAGGCTGTGAAGGGACGAGGACCTGAATCTGTTAGAAGAGGGACGTCAGATTTTAAGGGAGTGCGGACTCTGGAATTCATTGAAGAAGGACAGTCAAAAATACGAGCCGGTCATATCGAGGATGGCGCCTCTGGCTTCCATATTGATACACACGATATCACTTTGCAAAACTGTTTATCTCAATCCTCTTCGATGATCCACCGTAATGCGGTAGGAACATGGAAAAAGTCAGTTCCTACACGAACTAGTGTTGATTTAAGACCACAACCTTCACTAATGCCTCAAGCAACTAAAGCTTCCCATAAGACACAGGAtacagcaactaatgaagatccTACTTCAGCAA GTTCGTGCACTACGGAAAACCCGGATCCACTGTTCTGGACCATTGATGCCTCCTGGGGGAAACATTGA